Proteins from a genomic interval of Rhizobium rhododendri:
- a CDS encoding DUF6883 domain-containing protein — protein sequence MVEQGQGNATGLENALTGSEPTYLQLLQSLTDAISRTAGTNGSALRQFAIQNAALVDGLMANTAFTQSVGKLIQVEYMIAVGAAAALPVAQDLAAMCSLGVQACAAQANVIFQDIVASILELGGTGVGLAGISALDKEAVDQALTKAAAENIAVDVGFDTSNLESKLKSYLLDSTHPQNQGKANWFSQTLGFDQSNWQDLAPQLRFDPATAVSTKTTPCGQTFEQTIPITLATGNTIDTRILHESIRLNQR from the coding sequence GTGGTCGAGCAGGGCCAGGGGAACGCCACAGGTCTCGAAAACGCGCTGACCGGTTCGGAACCGACCTATCTCCAACTTCTCCAAAGTCTCACCGACGCCATCTCGAGGACGGCGGGCACCAACGGGTCTGCGCTCCGGCAGTTTGCAATTCAAAACGCCGCACTCGTCGACGGACTGATGGCAAATACCGCCTTCACGCAATCGGTCGGCAAGCTCATCCAGGTTGAATACATGATCGCGGTCGGAGCCGCCGCAGCGCTTCCGGTGGCGCAAGATCTCGCCGCCATGTGCAGCTTGGGAGTTCAGGCCTGTGCCGCACAGGCTAATGTAATCTTCCAAGACATCGTCGCCTCAATTCTTGAGCTTGGCGGCACTGGCGTCGGACTCGCCGGCATCAGCGCGCTAGATAAGGAGGCTGTTGATCAAGCGTTGACGAAGGCTGCTGCAGAAAATATCGCTGTCGATGTTGGCTTCGACACCTCAAATCTTGAGAGCAAGCTGAAGAGCTACCTGCTCGATTCGACTCATCCGCAAAACCAGGGCAAGGCAAACTGGTTCAGTCAGACCCTAGGGTTTGATCAAAGCAATTGGCAAGACTTGGCTCCCCAGCTACGGTTCGATCCTGCAACGGCGGTGTCCACGAAGACTACCCCGTGCGGCCAGACATTCGAGCAAACCATACCGATTACCCTCGCCACCGGGAACACGATCGACACCAGAATTCTTCATGAAAGTATACGCTTGAACCAGAGATAG
- a CDS encoding glycosyltransferase family 4 protein: MSAGAPPTRILFVFAWLVVGGEETEVRLLAEHLDRRRYRIDVVACFRKEGMPEQTHDQLRALGVDVDTAPYQLSFDDTVGYLAEKAAGYDIVVSCQNVADIYPALERMHLRPLLIEHGGLVSEALAGPKHLTSRYVGVCRSIRDAAASSMPGREQHAIEIPSMVDLTAFETTRRAHLRAGLGITDSQTLTGWVGRLDPKKNVADFIEAAALVSAEDLSARFVIVGGPDAFMPDYADDLSNLALERGLGGKLVFLGDRKDIAELLSAFDIFVWLSKGEGMPHVIAEAGAASLPVIATPDNGALQQIDDGISGLFVPYGDPASVARKIAELIANSQIRRQLGSALRRKVEDTYSVAKVLPQWEQLFAEVRAERRPAEPTSLFKSFLQGGFECSTHRLRPRGGEVSGRRLDVIQSIGHDRYAEQDYRQLAGFGIRTVRDGFRWHLIDSHGCYDWSSIRPMLKAAATTKTQVIWDLLHYGLPDDVNIWSPAFVDRFARFSRECARIVREETDEIPFYCPVNEISFFAWAGGDAGYLNPFGNGRGFELKVQLARAAIAAMDAILSVDPRARFVHCDPIINVVTDPSRPWEAGVAGGHHQSQFQGWDLISGRMWPQIGGTERYLDIIGVNYYFNNQWIHGGLPIDHGHPLYKPLSKLLAETYARYGRPILIAETGIEDDRRASWFQYVSDEAQRARQLGVPLEGLCLYPIVNHPGWDDERPCKNGLLSSHVTPTGREVHQPLLDELKASQIRSATSSW, from the coding sequence ATGAGTGCGGGCGCGCCCCCAACCAGGATCCTGTTCGTCTTCGCCTGGCTCGTCGTCGGCGGAGAGGAGACGGAAGTGCGTCTCCTTGCCGAACACCTTGATCGGCGCCGCTATCGCATCGACGTGGTCGCCTGCTTCCGCAAGGAGGGGATGCCAGAGCAAACCCATGATCAGCTGCGCGCCCTCGGTGTAGACGTCGACACCGCGCCTTACCAGTTGTCGTTCGATGATACGGTCGGCTACCTCGCCGAAAAGGCAGCGGGCTACGACATCGTCGTCTCCTGTCAGAATGTCGCGGACATCTATCCGGCGCTCGAGCGGATGCACCTGCGACCGTTGCTGATCGAACATGGCGGCCTGGTATCGGAGGCGCTGGCCGGACCGAAACACCTGACAAGCCGCTATGTCGGCGTGTGCCGGTCGATCCGAGACGCCGCAGCGTCGAGCATGCCGGGGCGTGAGCAGCACGCCATCGAGATCCCTTCGATGGTGGATCTGACGGCGTTCGAGACGACCCGTCGCGCTCACTTGCGCGCCGGCCTCGGGATTACGGACAGCCAGACGCTGACCGGCTGGGTCGGGCGCCTGGACCCAAAGAAAAATGTCGCCGATTTCATCGAGGCCGCGGCACTGGTCTCGGCCGAAGATTTGAGCGCCCGCTTCGTCATCGTCGGCGGCCCCGATGCGTTCATGCCGGACTATGCCGATGATCTGAGCAACTTGGCGCTTGAGCGCGGTCTCGGCGGCAAGCTCGTTTTTCTCGGCGACCGCAAGGATATCGCCGAGCTGCTGTCGGCATTCGATATCTTTGTCTGGCTGTCCAAGGGCGAGGGCATGCCGCATGTGATCGCGGAAGCCGGTGCTGCTTCGCTGCCTGTCATTGCGACGCCCGACAACGGCGCGCTGCAGCAGATCGATGATGGTATATCCGGCCTTTTCGTACCCTACGGCGATCCCGCCTCCGTGGCCAGAAAGATCGCCGAGCTGATCGCCAATTCCCAAATCCGCCGCCAGCTCGGCTCGGCTCTTCGCCGTAAAGTCGAGGACACCTACTCCGTCGCAAAGGTACTCCCGCAGTGGGAGCAACTTTTTGCGGAAGTGCGTGCCGAGCGCAGGCCAGCGGAACCCACGAGCCTCTTCAAATCCTTCCTGCAGGGCGGGTTTGAGTGCTCCACTCACAGATTGCGGCCACGCGGAGGCGAGGTTTCAGGCCGGCGGCTAGACGTGATCCAGTCAATCGGACACGACCGATATGCTGAACAGGATTACCGGCAGCTGGCCGGCTTCGGGATCCGTACCGTGCGAGACGGCTTTCGCTGGCACCTCATCGACAGTCACGGATGTTACGATTGGTCAAGCATTCGGCCGATGCTCAAGGCGGCGGCGACAACAAAGACCCAGGTGATCTGGGACCTGCTCCATTACGGCCTGCCGGACGACGTTAACATCTGGTCACCAGCATTTGTAGACCGTTTCGCACGTTTTTCTCGGGAATGCGCGCGCATCGTTCGAGAGGAAACCGACGAAATACCATTTTACTGCCCAGTCAACGAAATCTCGTTTTTTGCGTGGGCCGGGGGTGACGCCGGATACCTTAATCCATTTGGCAATGGTCGAGGGTTCGAGTTGAAAGTACAGCTCGCGCGCGCCGCTATCGCGGCCATGGATGCCATCCTCTCAGTAGATCCTCGAGCCCGCTTCGTCCACTGTGATCCGATCATCAACGTCGTCACCGACCCATCGCGACCTTGGGAAGCCGGTGTGGCGGGCGGTCACCACCAATCACAATTCCAAGGCTGGGACCTGATCTCGGGCCGCATGTGGCCACAGATCGGCGGAACAGAACGCTATCTCGATATCATCGGCGTAAATTATTATTTCAACAACCAGTGGATCCACGGCGGTCTGCCGATCGATCACGGCCATCCTCTTTACAAGCCCCTCAGCAAGCTTTTGGCGGAGACCTACGCCCGCTACGGACGACCTATCCTGATAGCGGAAACCGGGATCGAGGATGACCGGCGCGCATCGTGGTTCCAGTATGTGTCGGACGAGGCACAACGCGCACGCCAGTTGGGCGTTCCTCTGGAAGGTCTTTGTCTTTACCCTATTGTCAATCACCCCGGGTGGGACGACGAACGACCCTGCAAGAACGGTCTCCTGTCGTCGCACGTCACGCCGACGGGTCGTGAGGTACATCAACCCCTGTTGGATGAATTG
- a CDS encoding glycosyltransferase, producing the protein MPVSEFYQQWISGSRGKSPRGTGRPDHVEVKGGYIERLPLAALHSGLVDCAEIWTHWRGETPPLDREDADSPWLTRRSFRLDGPDAPFASNDMLAHIKAFGPPDILCVWGLGVSEDILLACRDSFKIYNSIDAPALRIPFEVSRHFDLVLTGAEWQSEAVLARHPEMQTAIMPVGPEFASDLTFRPLPLPKVYDVIYVAAAQAYKRHDILFDALEKMPRSIRTLCVFGYGELADDLRHRADTSGLNVDFVGPPGVDFEEVNRLMNQSRIGVVCGIDDGAPAILTEYMLAGIPVLANDALSCGLQYITDLTGATASGDRFHEGISDMLARLDTFTPREIVQANWTWPHTIRRIAPLLQNFDRAAFHRWN; encoded by the coding sequence GTGCCGGTTTCAGAGTTCTACCAGCAATGGATCTCGGGCAGTCGTGGGAAGAGCCCAAGAGGCACCGGTCGGCCGGATCACGTCGAGGTAAAGGGTGGCTATATCGAGAGGTTGCCGCTCGCTGCCCTGCACAGCGGCCTTGTGGACTGCGCGGAGATCTGGACCCACTGGCGCGGAGAGACGCCGCCGCTTGATCGGGAGGACGCCGACAGCCCCTGGCTTACCCGCCGGTCCTTTCGGCTGGATGGGCCGGATGCGCCTTTCGCCTCGAACGACATGCTTGCCCACATAAAAGCCTTTGGACCGCCGGACATCCTTTGCGTCTGGGGGCTTGGGGTTAGCGAAGACATTCTTCTCGCCTGCCGCGACAGTTTCAAGATCTACAATTCCATCGATGCGCCGGCGCTTCGCATCCCATTTGAGGTCAGTCGCCATTTCGATCTCGTGCTGACCGGCGCCGAATGGCAGTCCGAGGCAGTGCTGGCCCGCCATCCGGAAATGCAGACAGCAATCATGCCGGTCGGCCCCGAATTCGCATCCGATCTGACGTTTCGGCCGCTACCCCTACCAAAGGTCTACGACGTCATTTATGTCGCGGCAGCACAGGCTTACAAGCGTCACGACATCTTGTTCGATGCGCTGGAGAAGATGCCGCGCAGCATCCGGACGCTGTGCGTCTTCGGCTACGGAGAGCTTGCGGACGACCTGCGCCACCGAGCCGACACATCGGGTCTGAACGTCGATTTCGTCGGGCCACCCGGTGTGGACTTCGAGGAGGTCAATCGGCTGATGAACCAGTCCCGCATAGGTGTCGTGTGCGGCATCGATGACGGAGCGCCCGCCATCCTCACGGAATATATGCTGGCCGGCATCCCGGTGCTTGCCAACGATGCGCTAAGCTGCGGACTGCAATACATCACCGATCTGACGGGGGCGACAGCCAGCGGCGACCGATTTCACGAGGGCATTTCCGATATGCTGGCACGCCTGGATACCTTCACTCCGCGCGAGATCGTTCAGGCAAACTGGACATGGCCTCACACCATCAGGAGGATCGCGCCATTGCTGCAGAATTTCGACAGGGCGGCTTTCCACCGTTGGAACTAA
- a CDS encoding glycosyltransferase, with amino-acid sequence MPRILLVTDSLDPSGMGEHMLALGRAMDKRWDVTLALLSGERSPLLTRALRHGLSVKRLNSKDDFATWLGGKPFDLLHVHAGIGWEGHWLTAAGIERGIPVVRTEHLPYLLTDVEQVDEYRRQIEAIGHHIVVSDASQESFVGHIAGDRLSVVRNGIYPLQPQESATDVKSEMDLDGRTVLLTVARFSTQKDHATLLRAMPDVIAAHPSATLLLVGSGDEQEATEALVSTLGISGHVRFLGQRQDVADIMNIADLFVLPSRFEGLPLAVLEAMSLGIPVAATRVGGTVEALGEHHELFATAGDPISLAAVIKAALSDPDRAARTGGAGRARFATNFSAARMGAETAAIYDRLLQEPAIAKQKDTAMKKTRLAFIGVGGIAQRHLDILATFEDVELVGFADPDLERADRAAMRFGTRSFRHHKDMLDEQRPDAVYVCVPPFAHGEPEHDLIARGIPFFVEKPVSLDLETAEAISAAVAAKGLITAVGYHWRYLDTVDEARTLLEHNPAQLLSGYWLDSTPPPQWWWKQDKSGGQIVEQTTHLLDLIRFLIGDVREVYGRVGHTDRAEFPGLDVPTVTTASLTFESGVIANIASTCLLGWNHRVGLHIFADRLAIELTDRDIMIDTGRGRPTRGADGDPVWREDRDFIDAVSGGENRIRCPYGDAVATHRLALAVMASAESGEPVRLDMPEITRPAPAPLQFQPRPEAHHGMPPGHRMIRSLGVEGPGRPYFFEYEEGPPSDGQVRLETLFSGLSAGTELTFLKNTNPYFRSRFDSDRGVFVGNEADLHYPVPFLGYMEVARVSESRATGFAKGAIVASAYAHKTGHTANPYHDVLIPMPDGIDPLLGVLVAQMGPIAANGILHADALSYGAHVPALGAGIKDRPVLVIGAGTVGLMTALFAQALGASDVVIADPSDFRRSKAEAMGLTAMTEDQAWNHAKARWHDGTMGRGADIVFQTRAHSDSLHTALKALRPQGTVIDLAFYQGGADALRLGEEFHHNGLNIVCAQINRVPRGLAPLWDRRRLALATIDLLKARGGDIREHMITHVIPLDDAPGFLTDLVENRPDFLQVVFQVAQ; translated from the coding sequence ATGCCCCGCATTCTTCTGGTAACCGACAGTCTCGATCCGTCGGGAATGGGAGAGCACATGCTTGCCCTTGGCCGTGCCATGGACAAGCGATGGGACGTGACCCTGGCGCTCTTGTCGGGAGAACGAAGCCCGTTACTCACCCGCGCCCTGCGGCACGGTCTGAGCGTAAAACGCCTCAACTCGAAAGATGATTTTGCAACCTGGCTGGGCGGAAAGCCCTTTGATCTCCTGCATGTACACGCTGGCATCGGTTGGGAGGGGCATTGGCTTACCGCTGCGGGAATAGAGCGCGGCATCCCGGTCGTCCGTACCGAGCATCTTCCTTACCTCCTCACCGATGTCGAACAAGTGGACGAATACCGCCGACAGATCGAAGCCATCGGCCACCACATCGTCGTCTCAGACGCCTCCCAGGAGAGCTTTGTCGGTCACATCGCTGGCGACAGGCTGAGCGTCGTCAGGAACGGCATATACCCGCTTCAGCCGCAGGAATCTGCAACCGACGTCAAATCAGAGATGGATCTGGATGGCCGCACTGTTCTCCTCACGGTGGCGCGGTTTTCGACCCAAAAGGATCACGCGACGCTGTTGCGCGCCATGCCGGACGTTATCGCCGCTCATCCGTCGGCCACGCTGCTTCTCGTTGGCTCCGGCGATGAGCAGGAGGCCACCGAGGCGCTCGTCTCGACGCTTGGGATTTCGGGCCATGTACGCTTCCTCGGCCAGAGACAGGATGTCGCAGACATTATGAACATCGCCGATCTCTTCGTGCTTCCATCGCGATTTGAAGGCCTGCCGCTGGCGGTTCTCGAAGCCATGTCGCTCGGCATCCCCGTCGCAGCCACACGCGTCGGCGGCACCGTAGAAGCACTCGGCGAGCATCACGAACTCTTCGCCACGGCGGGGGACCCCATATCCCTCGCGGCGGTCATTAAAGCGGCGCTTTCCGACCCCGACCGGGCAGCACGCACGGGCGGAGCGGGCCGCGCACGTTTCGCGACCAACTTTTCGGCAGCCCGGATGGGAGCGGAAACGGCCGCAATCTACGACCGCCTTCTGCAGGAACCTGCAATAGCTAAGCAAAAGGATACAGCCATGAAAAAGACGCGTCTCGCCTTCATCGGCGTCGGAGGCATTGCGCAACGGCATCTGGACATTCTCGCCACTTTCGAAGACGTTGAATTGGTGGGCTTTGCCGATCCCGACCTCGAACGCGCCGACCGTGCCGCCATGCGCTTCGGTACACGGTCTTTCCGGCACCACAAGGACATGCTCGACGAGCAGCGCCCCGACGCGGTCTATGTCTGCGTACCGCCTTTTGCGCACGGCGAACCCGAGCATGACCTGATCGCGCGCGGGATTCCCTTCTTCGTCGAAAAACCTGTGTCGCTCGACCTTGAGACGGCAGAGGCGATTTCGGCAGCAGTGGCGGCAAAGGGCCTCATCACGGCGGTCGGCTACCACTGGCGCTATCTTGACACCGTTGACGAGGCGCGGACGTTGCTTGAACACAACCCCGCGCAGCTGCTGTCCGGTTACTGGCTCGATTCCACGCCGCCGCCGCAATGGTGGTGGAAGCAGGACAAGTCCGGCGGACAGATCGTCGAGCAAACAACCCATCTCCTCGACCTCATCCGCTTCCTGATCGGCGACGTCAGAGAGGTCTACGGCCGCGTCGGACACACCGACAGGGCCGAATTTCCGGGCCTCGACGTGCCGACGGTGACAACGGCAAGTCTGACCTTCGAGAGCGGCGTGATCGCCAACATCGCCTCGACGTGCTTGCTCGGCTGGAACCACCGTGTCGGCCTGCACATCTTTGCCGACCGGCTCGCCATCGAATTGACCGACCGCGACATCATGATCGACACCGGGCGAGGACGGCCGACCCGCGGCGCCGACGGCGACCCGGTCTGGCGCGAGGACCGCGATTTCATCGATGCTGTCAGCGGCGGTGAAAACCGCATCCGTTGCCCCTATGGCGATGCCGTGGCGACGCACCGTCTGGCACTCGCCGTCATGGCATCTGCCGAGAGCGGCGAACCCGTCCGTCTCGACATGCCGGAGATCACGCGGCCGGCGCCGGCGCCCCTGCAGTTCCAGCCGCGTCCGGAAGCGCATCACGGAATGCCGCCCGGCCACCGCATGATCCGCTCGCTCGGCGTCGAGGGACCAGGGCGGCCCTATTTCTTCGAATACGAGGAGGGACCACCGTCCGATGGCCAGGTGAGGCTGGAGACACTTTTCAGCGGCCTGTCCGCAGGGACGGAGCTTACCTTCCTCAAGAACACCAACCCCTATTTTCGGTCGCGCTTCGACAGTGATCGTGGCGTGTTTGTCGGTAACGAAGCAGATCTCCACTATCCGGTCCCGTTCCTCGGCTACATGGAAGTCGCGCGGGTATCCGAATCACGCGCGACGGGTTTTGCCAAGGGCGCCATCGTCGCCTCCGCCTATGCCCACAAGACCGGCCACACGGCCAACCCCTATCACGACGTGTTGATCCCAATGCCTGACGGCATCGATCCTCTCCTCGGCGTCCTCGTCGCCCAGATGGGTCCGATCGCCGCCAATGGCATTCTGCACGCCGACGCATTGTCCTATGGCGCCCATGTCCCGGCGCTCGGGGCAGGCATTAAGGACCGGCCGGTTCTCGTCATCGGTGCTGGCACCGTCGGGTTGATGACGGCCCTCTTTGCGCAAGCGCTCGGGGCGTCCGACGTCGTTATCGCCGATCCCTCCGATTTTCGCCGAAGCAAAGCGGAGGCGATGGGCCTGACGGCGATGACCGAGGACCAGGCCTGGAACCACGCGAAAGCCCGCTGGCATGATGGAACTATGGGGCGCGGTGCCGATATCGTCTTTCAGACGCGTGCCCACTCGGACAGTTTGCACACGGCCCTGAAGGCGCTGCGTCCGCAGGGTACTGTCATCGACCTTGCCTTCTACCAGGGCGGTGCGGATGCTCTGAGGCTCGGCGAGGAGTTCCACCACAACGGCCTCAACATCGTCTGCGCGCAGATCAATCGCGTGCCGCGCGGCCTTGCCCCCTTGTGGGACAGACGCCGGCTCGCTCTGGCAACGATCGACCTGTTGAAGGCGCGGGGCGGCGACATCCGTGAGCATATGATCACCCATGTCATCCCTCTGGACGACGCACCGGGCTTTCTGACCGACCTTGTCGAGAACAGGCCAGACTTCCTGCAGGTCGTCTTTCAGGTGGCCCAATGA